One genomic region from Thermoleptolyngbya sichuanensis A183 encodes:
- a CDS encoding carboxypeptidase-like regulatory domain-containing protein, which produces MDYQGAQGVGRFLKRCLSCLRRFRTRLVLRFGALRFGLLAIATGITIANLSAPAHAHGVDITYQETRAIALEARYDGGQPMSGAQVAVFSPADPQTPWLRGTADESGRFLFAPDPAQPGNWEVQVRQAGHGEILVIPVGGGAAAGAGEPASAATSSPATSSPATSSPATSSSAISPPGSRSGGGLNPIQRFVMAASVIWGCVGTALFFSRRPKAHNAHT; this is translated from the coding sequence ATGGATTACCAGGGAGCGCAGGGGGTGGGGCGCTTTTTGAAACGCTGTTTAAGCTGTTTAAGACGGTTTAGGACGCGGCTTGTTCTGCGGTTTGGGGCGCTGCGATTTGGGCTGCTGGCGATCGCCACAGGGATAACCATCGCCAACCTGTCTGCACCGGCCCACGCCCACGGGGTTGATATTACCTATCAGGAGACGCGGGCGATCGCCCTGGAAGCTCGCTACGACGGTGGACAGCCCATGTCTGGGGCCCAGGTTGCGGTCTTCTCGCCCGCCGATCCGCAAACCCCCTGGCTGCGGGGCACGGCCGATGAATCCGGTCGCTTTCTCTTTGCGCCTGACCCGGCCCAACCCGGCAACTGGGAGGTGCAGGTGCGGCAGGCAGGGCATGGCGAAATTTTGGTGATTCCGGTAGGGGGCGGTGCGGCGGCGGGCGCTGGTGAACCTGCGTCCGCTGCCACCAGTTCCCCTGCCACTAGTTCCCCTGCCACTAGTTCCCCTGCCACCAGTTCCTCTGCAATCAGTCCCCCAGGATCGCGCTCCGGCGGCGGGCTAAATCCAATTCAGAGGTTCGTCATGGCGGCTTCGGTGATTTGGGGCTGCGTAGGAACGGCGCTGTTTTTCTCTCGACGACCCAAGGCTCACAATGCACATACCTGA
- a CDS encoding IS630 family transposase encodes MRQRYGGRIRYWCSDESRVGLLTVQHRKLTGFGVQPIGSVQWDFVYRWLYGLVEPLSGASWIVEFSHLDSSCFEAFLHSFAAQFPDDLHLIQVDNAAAHTAQTLTIPDNVILVFQPPYCPEVNPIERVWRELKRELAWVHFDDVCQLQHAISQWVCRLSAESLRSLTQWDWIVDALCVAGI; translated from the coding sequence TTGAGACAACGCTACGGGGGGCGAATCCGCTATTGGTGCAGCGATGAGAGCCGCGTCGGACTGCTGACGGTTCAACATCGCAAGTTGACGGGCTTTGGGGTGCAGCCGATTGGTTCAGTTCAATGGGACTTTGTGTATCGGTGGCTGTACGGTCTAGTGGAACCGCTGAGCGGTGCATCGTGGATAGTCGAGTTTTCTCATCTCGACAGTTCCTGTTTTGAGGCGTTTTTGCACAGCTTTGCGGCTCAGTTCCCCGATGATTTACATCTGATTCAGGTGGATAATGCCGCAGCCCATACGGCTCAGACCCTGACGATACCGGACAATGTCATCTTGGTGTTTCAGCCGCCTTATTGCCCTGAGGTCAATCCCATTGAGCGGGTCTGGCGGGAACTCAAGCGGGAGCTAGCTTGGGTTCACTTTGATGATGTTTGCCAACTCCAGCACGCCATCAGCCAGTGGGTTTGTCGCCTTTCGGCGGAGTCGCTGCGATCGCTGACTCAGTGGGATTGGATTGTCGATGCTCTATGTGTAGCGGGTATTTAG
- a CDS encoding helix-turn-helix domain-containing protein: MSGVLKIDIAETAEELKAVLEQQQRSSQRRKVQVLWWLKTGQAKSVEQLAQLSGCHRTTVSRWLSQYRQSGLEALVKVASRSGRPRAISGEVLASLERELQDPEGFSSYGAVQQWLAAVHGQPVPYKTVHKTVRYRLKAKLKVPRPVSKKQTPGACESVQQTLQPR, from the coding sequence ATGAGTGGAGTCCTCAAAATCGATATCGCTGAAACAGCAGAAGAACTAAAAGCCGTCTTGGAACAACAGCAACGGTCATCACAGCGCCGTAAAGTACAGGTGTTGTGGTGGTTAAAAACCGGACAAGCGAAGAGCGTTGAGCAGTTAGCCCAACTGAGCGGTTGCCATCGCACGACCGTGTCTCGTTGGCTGAGCCAGTATCGACAGAGTGGACTCGAAGCGTTGGTGAAGGTGGCATCTCGCAGTGGACGACCGCGAGCGATTAGCGGTGAAGTCCTGGCATCTTTGGAGCGGGAACTGCAAGATCCAGAAGGCTTTAGCAGTTATGGAGCAGTGCAGCAGTGGCTCGCAGCGGTACATGGTCAACCCGTCCCCTACAAGACGGTGCATAAGACGGTGCGCTATCGGCTCAAAGCGAAGCTCAAAGTGCCCCGTCCGGTGTCAAAGAAGCAGACTCCTGGGGCGTGCGAGTCCGTTCAGCAAACCTTGCAGCCCAGATAA
- a CDS encoding energy-coupling factor ABC transporter ATP-binding protein, translating into MTQTDLRPTCSDPVCAPIPDALTVANLTFAYPGQPCTLQDVSLQIADGERVGIIGHNGCGKTTLFTLMCGVLRPDAGEIFLFGEPVRAGHFHPGVGLLFQSPNDQLFSASVWDDVAFGPQNMGLSPGEVAQRVQEALMLTGTADLAARPPHHLSGGQKQMVAIAGILAMRPRVVLYDEPSASLDLRTRRRLIQFLQRAPQTLLIASHDLELVLEVCDRVILLDEGRIIADGDPRQIMGNQELMEAHGLEKPHSLMPHLLPHHD; encoded by the coding sequence ATGACCCAAACCGACCTCCGCCCAACCTGCTCTGACCCTGTTTGCGCCCCGATTCCCGATGCGCTGACCGTGGCAAATCTCACCTTTGCTTATCCCGGACAGCCCTGCACGCTGCAAGACGTATCGCTGCAAATTGCAGACGGCGAACGGGTCGGCATCATCGGCCACAACGGCTGTGGCAAGACGACGCTGTTCACCCTGATGTGTGGGGTGCTGCGCCCCGATGCAGGCGAGATTTTCCTGTTTGGAGAACCCGTGCGGGCCGGACATTTTCATCCAGGCGTGGGGCTGCTGTTTCAATCGCCTAACGATCAGCTTTTCTCGGCATCGGTGTGGGATGATGTCGCCTTTGGCCCGCAGAACATGGGCCTGTCGCCCGGAGAGGTGGCCCAGCGAGTGCAAGAGGCGCTGATGCTGACGGGCACGGCCGACCTCGCAGCGCGACCGCCGCACCACCTGTCGGGCGGGCAAAAGCAGATGGTGGCGATCGCCGGAATTTTGGCCATGCGTCCCCGCGTGGTGCTGTATGACGAACCCTCTGCCAGCCTGGATCTCCGCACCCGTCGCCGCCTGATCCAGTTTTTGCAGCGTGCGCCCCAGACGTTACTGATCGCGTCCCACGATCTGGAACTGGTGCTGGAAGTGTGCGATCGCGTGATTTTGCTAGACGAAGGGCGCATCATTGCCGATGGCGACCCACGCCAGATCATGGGCAATCAGGAACTCATGGAAGCGCATGGTCTCGAAAAACCCCACTCCTTGATGCCCCACCTCCTGCCGCACCACGACTAG
- a CDS encoding ABC-F family ATP-binding cassette domain-containing protein, whose product MAIFNVRSLRKDFGIKEILRDASFSLEEGDKVGLIGTNGSGKSTLLKMLAGLEPADGGEIWRNSGAKVVYLPQQPAVDENRTVLEQVFADCGEQMALVREYEDLSDKLAHGHGDPDVLMAKLSSVSQKIEMANAWELETQAKVILSKLGIQDFEARVGDLSGGYRRRIAIATALLSDPDALLIDEPTNHLDALSVEWLQDYLQRFRGAILLITHDRYFLDRVTNRILEIDRGDLYAYAGNYSYYLTQKAEAEESAASSQRKHAGVLRRELEWLKRGPKARSTKQKARIQRIQDMQAQEFKQAQGKVDITTAGRRIGKKVIELTNISKAYGDRVLIKDFTHSFNPEDRIGIIGGNGAGKSTLMNIITGRVSPDSGTVDIGSTIHIGYFDQHSEDLEINENQRVIDYLKGVAELVKTADGSVITASQMLERFLFSPNQQYAPINKLSGGEKRRLFLLKVLMGAPNVLILDEPTNDLDVQTLAVLEEYLEDFNGCAIAVSHDRYFLDRVVDVIFALEPGGTIRQYPGNYTTYLEHLERQKQEAATEAPKSAPKVAAKPTTSESASTVNSSSSATRPRKLSFKEKREYETLEAKIPALEAERDALEQQLYDQPPADFTEMQRLTEKLASLTTEIDTATERWLELAELIDA is encoded by the coding sequence ATGGCTATCTTCAATGTGCGATCGCTCCGCAAAGACTTCGGCATCAAGGAAATTCTCCGGGATGCCAGCTTTAGCCTGGAGGAAGGCGATAAGGTGGGGCTGATCGGCACCAACGGGTCGGGCAAGTCTACTCTGCTGAAAATGCTGGCGGGGCTGGAACCAGCAGACGGCGGCGAGATCTGGCGCAACTCCGGCGCAAAGGTGGTATACCTACCGCAGCAGCCCGCCGTAGATGAGAATCGCACGGTGCTGGAGCAGGTGTTTGCAGACTGTGGCGAACAGATGGCGCTGGTGCGCGAGTATGAAGATTTGTCGGACAAGCTGGCGCACGGACACGGCGACCCCGACGTGCTAATGGCGAAACTATCCAGCGTGTCGCAGAAAATCGAAATGGCCAACGCCTGGGAGCTAGAAACCCAGGCCAAGGTGATCCTCAGTAAGCTGGGCATTCAGGACTTTGAGGCGCGGGTGGGCGACCTGTCGGGTGGATATCGCCGCAGAATTGCGATCGCCACTGCCCTGCTCTCCGACCCCGACGCGCTGCTGATCGACGAACCCACCAACCATCTCGACGCGCTCTCGGTGGAATGGCTCCAGGATTATCTCCAGCGCTTTCGCGGCGCGATTTTGCTGATTACGCACGATCGCTACTTTCTCGATCGCGTCACCAATCGCATCTTGGAAATCGATCGGGGCGACCTCTACGCCTACGCGGGCAACTACAGCTACTACCTGACCCAAAAGGCCGAAGCCGAAGAATCGGCCGCCAGCAGCCAGCGCAAACATGCCGGAGTCTTGCGGCGCGAGCTGGAGTGGCTGAAGCGCGGCCCCAAAGCCCGCAGCACCAAGCAAAAAGCCCGCATCCAGCGGATTCAGGACATGCAGGCGCAGGAATTCAAACAGGCCCAGGGTAAGGTCGATATCACCACCGCCGGCCGTCGGATTGGCAAAAAGGTCATCGAACTCACGAATATTTCCAAGGCCTACGGCGACCGGGTGCTGATCAAAGACTTTACCCACAGTTTCAACCCGGAAGATCGCATCGGCATCATTGGCGGCAACGGCGCGGGCAAATCTACCCTGATGAATATCATCACCGGGCGCGTGTCGCCGGATAGTGGCACGGTGGACATTGGCTCCACGATCCACATCGGCTATTTCGATCAGCACTCCGAAGACCTGGAAATCAACGAAAATCAGCGGGTGATAGATTACCTGAAAGGCGTGGCAGAACTGGTGAAAACAGCGGATGGCAGCGTCATCACTGCGTCGCAAATGCTGGAGCGCTTCTTGTTTTCACCCAACCAGCAGTATGCACCCATTAACAAGCTCTCCGGTGGCGAAAAGCGCAGGCTATTTTTGCTGAAGGTGCTGATGGGTGCGCCCAATGTGCTGATTTTGGACGAGCCGACCAACGACCTGGACGTGCAAACGCTGGCAGTGCTGGAGGAGTACCTGGAGGATTTCAACGGATGTGCGATCGCCGTTTCGCACGATCGCTACTTTCTCGATCGCGTGGTGGACGTAATTTTCGCGCTAGAACCGGGCGGCACGATTCGCCAATATCCCGGCAACTACACCACCTATCTGGAACATCTGGAGCGGCAAAAGCAGGAAGCCGCCACCGAAGCCCCCAAATCTGCTCCCAAAGTAGCCGCGAAGCCTACAACTTCTGAGTCTGCAAGCACTGTCAATTCCTCTAGCAGCGCCACCAGGCCGCGCAAGCTGTCTTTCAAAGAAAAGCGCGAATATGAAACTCTGGAGGCGAAAATTCCCGCCCTAGAAGCGGAACGGGATGCGCTAGAACAGCAGCTTTATGACCAGCCGCCTGCTGACTTTACGGAAATGCAGCGGTTGACAGAAAAGCTGGCCAGCCTGACGACCGAAATCGACACCGCCACAGAGCGCTGGCTGGAGCTAGCCGAACTGATTGACGCTTAG
- the cbiM gene encoding cobalt transporter CbiM: MHIPDGILPAPVCIGGYALAAPLLGYALRKINRMPDVTEQIPKASLLTAAFFIASSIHIPIPPASVHLVLNGLLGAVLGYFAVPAIAIGLFLQAVMFGHGGLTTLGVNTVLMGFPALVAAWVFRLRHRFGRLGARRADLLFAFLAGAIGLGLAALIFFGLILATIPGGLDAQAERVAVYGLVASHIPLALIEGVFTAMLVGFLRRVKPELLQDPTRSDPSALQPAGQPSKKSTGGRAA, from the coding sequence ATGCACATACCTGATGGCATCCTCCCCGCGCCCGTCTGCATTGGTGGCTATGCATTGGCGGCCCCGCTGCTGGGTTATGCGCTGCGGAAAATTAACCGAATGCCAGACGTGACGGAGCAAATCCCCAAGGCATCACTGCTGACGGCGGCCTTTTTCATCGCGTCGTCCATCCACATTCCGATCCCGCCAGCAAGTGTGCATCTGGTGCTGAACGGGCTGCTGGGCGCGGTGTTGGGCTATTTTGCAGTGCCTGCGATCGCCATTGGGCTATTTTTGCAAGCGGTCATGTTTGGGCACGGCGGCCTGACGACGCTGGGCGTTAACACCGTGCTAATGGGCTTTCCAGCGCTGGTGGCAGCGTGGGTGTTTCGGCTGCGCCATCGGTTTGGGCGGCTGGGGGCGAGGCGAGCAGATCTCCTGTTTGCGTTTTTGGCAGGGGCGATTGGGCTAGGGCTGGCAGCGCTGATTTTCTTTGGGCTGATTTTGGCGACGATTCCCGGTGGGCTGGATGCTCAGGCAGAGCGGGTCGCCGTCTACGGACTCGTCGCATCGCATATTCCGCTGGCGCTGATTGAGGGCGTGTTTACGGCAATGCTGGTGGGCTTTTTGCGGCGGGTCAAGCCAGAATTGTTACAAGACCCGACTCGATCTGACCCGTCGGCGTTGCAGCCAGCCGGTCAGCCCTCAAAAAAATCGACGGGCGGGAGGGCTGCATGA
- a CDS encoding FtsW/RodA/SpoVE family cell cycle protein — translation MEARMLRWLTFLWLGLGLAVLFSASYAIADTEHGNGLYYIQRQVLYGCIGLLGFSLLVSTPLRFVLGMADLLMLICLGLILLTLVPGFGTTVNGASRWLAIGPLPILQPSELIKPFLVLQGARIFGRWDRLSWRVRFTWLGIFVVLLASILLQPNLSTTALCGMLLWLMALAAGLPWRYLGGTAIAGLSAAVLSVSLRDYQRDRIVSFLNPWADPAQNGYQLIQSLLAVGSGGLTGTGFGLSQQKLFYLPIHYTDFIFAVYAEEFGFLGGLLLLLLLGSFAALGLRVALKAKSPIHQLVAIGVVVLLVGQSLLNIGVATGALPTTGLPFPFFSYGGSSVIASLVSAALLVRVARESSSAAVVSLGQGRRFGGDRSVSSLQPIPKRKRKPL, via the coding sequence ATGGAGGCGCGGATGTTGCGCTGGCTGACGTTTTTGTGGCTGGGCCTAGGGCTGGCGGTGCTGTTTTCTGCCTCTTATGCGATCGCCGATACCGAGCATGGCAACGGGCTTTATTATATTCAGCGCCAGGTTTTGTATGGGTGCATTGGGCTGCTGGGCTTTAGCCTGTTGGTCAGTACGCCGCTGCGGTTTGTGCTGGGCATGGCGGATCTGCTGATGCTGATCTGCCTGGGGCTGATTCTTCTAACCCTGGTTCCCGGATTTGGCACAACGGTCAACGGCGCGAGTCGCTGGCTGGCGATCGGGCCATTGCCGATTTTGCAGCCGTCGGAATTGATCAAGCCATTTCTGGTGCTGCAAGGGGCGCGGATTTTTGGGCGGTGGGATCGGCTATCGTGGCGGGTGCGGTTTACCTGGCTGGGCATTTTTGTGGTGCTGCTGGCCAGCATCTTGCTCCAGCCCAACCTGAGTACGACGGCGCTGTGCGGAATGCTGCTATGGCTGATGGCGCTGGCGGCTGGGCTGCCCTGGCGATACCTGGGTGGTACGGCGATCGCCGGGCTGAGTGCCGCCGTTCTCAGCGTCAGCCTGCGCGACTATCAGCGCGATCGCATCGTGTCGTTTCTCAATCCCTGGGCAGACCCCGCCCAAAACGGCTACCAGTTGATTCAGAGCTTGCTGGCCGTTGGCTCTGGCGGCCTCACGGGCACGGGCTTTGGGCTGTCGCAGCAAAAGCTGTTTTACCTGCCGATTCACTATACCGACTTTATTTTTGCGGTCTATGCCGAAGAATTTGGTTTTTTGGGCGGGCTATTGCTGCTGCTGCTGCTGGGTTCCTTCGCGGCGCTGGGGCTGCGGGTGGCGCTAAAGGCCAAAAGCCCAATTCATCAACTAGTGGCGATCGGCGTGGTGGTGCTGCTGGTGGGGCAATCGCTGCTGAATATTGGCGTGGCCACAGGAGCGCTGCCCACCACCGGGCTACCGTTTCCCTTCTTTAGCTACGGCGGCAGTTCCGTCATCGCCAGCCTAGTGTCGGCAGCGCTGCTGGTGCGGGTGGCACGGGAAAGCAGCAGCGCTGCGGTGGTGTCGCTGGGCCAGGGGCGCAGGTTTGGGGGCGATCGCTCTGTGTCATCACTACAACCCATCCCAAAGCGCAAACGAAAACCGCTCTGA
- a CDS encoding TldD/PmbA family protein, with amino-acid sequence MAPRPPSSLSLAEQLLELALRSGAEAAEVYESQSLSRPVFFEANRLKQLETSQAEGIALRLWRDGRPGLAVAYGPVEPGALVERAIALSQLSEPETIELAPAHPKHYPDLGVGVPVEQLVEWGREAIALVREQYPEALCTADWECDVETTRLINSNGLDCGYTDTTLSCYMAAEWIRGEDFLSVADGQTERGILDPVSLAQQIVQRLDWAQRNTAPPVGKVPVLFTSKAADMLWGTVQSAMNGKQVIERASPWSDRLGEPVMDSRLTLSQHPDIGPFSCPFDDEGSPTQPITFVKEGALQLFYTDRTIGRALSSGTTGNGFRPGLGSYPTPGLFNLIVEPGFKPLESLLALMQDGIIVDQMLGGGAGISGEFSINVDLGYRVRRGEVVGRVKDTMVAGNVYTALRNLIELGGDAEWNGSCYTPSVVVGGLSVTGRL; translated from the coding sequence ATGGCCCCTCGTCCGCCCTCATCCCTATCCCTGGCAGAGCAACTGCTGGAATTGGCGCTGCGGTCTGGGGCCGAGGCGGCGGAGGTTTATGAGTCGCAATCGCTGTCGCGGCCGGTGTTTTTTGAGGCGAATCGGCTGAAACAATTGGAAACCTCGCAGGCAGAGGGAATTGCGCTGCGGCTATGGCGAGATGGGCGGCCGGGGCTGGCGGTGGCCTATGGGCCGGTGGAGCCAGGGGCGCTAGTGGAACGGGCGATCGCCCTCAGTCAGCTCAGCGAGCCAGAGACGATTGAGCTGGCTCCCGCCCATCCCAAGCACTACCCCGATTTGGGGGTGGGCGTGCCCGTCGAACAGTTGGTGGAATGGGGACGAGAGGCGATCGCCCTGGTGCGCGAACAATATCCCGAAGCGCTCTGCACGGCGGACTGGGAGTGCGACGTGGAAACCACGCGGCTGATCAACTCCAACGGGCTGGACTGCGGCTATACCGACACCACCCTCAGTTGCTACATGGCAGCGGAATGGATTCGCGGCGAAGATTTTCTCAGCGTGGCCGACGGCCAGACCGAGCGCGGCATTCTCGACCCGGTTTCGCTGGCGCAGCAGATTGTGCAGCGGCTCGACTGGGCGCAACGCAACACCGCGCCGCCCGTGGGCAAAGTGCCTGTGCTGTTTACTTCCAAAGCGGCGGATATGCTGTGGGGCACGGTGCAATCTGCCATGAACGGCAAGCAGGTGATCGAGCGGGCCTCGCCCTGGAGCGATCGCCTAGGGGAACCCGTGATGGATTCCCGCCTCACCCTGTCGCAGCATCCCGACATCGGCCCCTTTAGCTGCCCCTTCGACGATGAAGGCAGCCCGACCCAGCCCATCACCTTTGTCAAAGAGGGCGCGTTGCAGTTGTTCTACACCGACCGCACCATCGGCCGCGCCCTCAGCAGCGGCACCACGGGCAACGGCTTTCGGCCGGGTTTGGGCAGTTATCCCACGCCGGGCCTGTTTAACCTGATTGTCGAACCGGGCTTTAAGCCGCTGGAAAGCCTGCTGGCGCTCATGCAAGACGGCATTATCGTGGATCAAATGCTGGGCGGCGGCGCAGGCATTTCGGGCGAATTTTCGATCAATGTCGATCTGGGCTATCGAGTGCGGCGCGGTGAGGTGGTGGGCCGCGTCAAAGACACGATGGTTGCGGGGAATGTTTACACGGCGCTGCGAAACCTGATTGAATTGGGCGGCGATGCCGAATGGAATGGCTCTTGCTACACACCGTCGGTGGTGGTGGGTGGGCTGTCGGTAACGGGGCGACTGTAG
- a CDS encoding Tab2/Atab2 family RNA-binding protein yields the protein MPTIWELDFYSRPVLDEKGKKLWEVLICESPLDVKQPVDGLFRYSTFLNNTEVNSVKLRESVEAAIARAPAPPDKIRFFRRQMSNMITKACEEVGIPAYASRRTLALSRWLDERLASVYPEMPNYQAGGNPSVLLPNPTPQPLPDALIGEKWAFVTLEATAFDDLSEWAIDFGESFPLALAGLAPDTPVPGLLLFSSRALPLAAWMSGLELAYVKYLSESKPPQLLLETGGSDSWILATLTTAALQQEAAQFEMAKAKAGGIHFIAVQTDPQAEEFKGFWLLAELVLG from the coding sequence ATGCCAACCATCTGGGAGCTAGATTTCTATTCTCGACCGGTTTTGGACGAGAAGGGCAAAAAGCTTTGGGAAGTTTTGATCTGCGAAAGCCCGCTGGACGTGAAGCAGCCAGTGGACGGGCTATTTCGCTATTCCACCTTTTTGAACAACACTGAGGTCAACTCGGTCAAGCTGCGGGAATCGGTCGAAGCGGCGATCGCCCGGGCCCCCGCCCCGCCCGACAAAATCCGCTTCTTTCGGCGGCAAATGTCGAACATGATCACCAAAGCCTGCGAGGAGGTCGGCATTCCCGCCTACGCCAGCCGCCGCACCCTCGCCCTCAGCCGTTGGCTTGACGAGCGCCTGGCCAGTGTCTATCCAGAAATGCCCAACTACCAGGCCGGCGGCAATCCCTCGGTGCTGCTGCCCAACCCCACGCCCCAGCCCCTCCCGGATGCCCTGATTGGGGAAAAGTGGGCCTTTGTCACGCTGGAGGCGACAGCCTTTGACGACCTGAGCGAATGGGCGATCGACTTTGGGGAATCGTTTCCGCTGGCGCTGGCGGGACTCGCCCCTGACACACCCGTTCCGGGTCTGCTGCTGTTTTCCAGCCGCGCCCTGCCCCTTGCTGCCTGGATGTCAGGGCTGGAACTCGCCTACGTGAAATATCTCTCTGAATCCAAGCCGCCACAACTGCTCTTGGAAACGGGTGGCAGCGACTCCTGGATTTTGGCAACCCTGACGACGGCCGCCCTCCAGCAAGAAGCCGCCCAGTTTGAAATGGCCAAAGCCAAAGCTGGCGGCATTCATTTCATCGCCGTGCAAACCGATCCGCAGGCAGAGGAATTCAAAGGATTCTGGCTGCTGGCGGAGCTGGTGCTGGGCTGA
- the cbiQ gene encoding cobalt ECF transporter T component CbiQ, whose product MRLVMDEFAHLDSPIHRWEPRCKLLGLVTLMFAFAFVERGWLVPVVLAIALSLYGLSRLPLSFLRSRLRYPGYFLLGVVALLPFCSGQTVLWQLGPVVLRQEGLSAMLLIAGRFLAIVTTGFILLGTTPFLTLVAALRSLGLPPVLADMTLLTYRYLFDLAETLATMKLAMRLRGFGQVPSGDRHRGFSIPFLPRRTDLGNLSALAGTLLIRSYEQSERVYKAMRLRGYGYTPRSGAAPVAQPKTPFSTLDLASMMGLAGAVALAIALLGLGFVPVSFGVPQLTHLLSFR is encoded by the coding sequence ATGAGGCTGGTGATGGATGAGTTTGCCCATCTCGACTCGCCGATCCACCGCTGGGAGCCGCGCTGCAAGCTGCTGGGGCTGGTGACGCTGATGTTTGCCTTTGCGTTTGTGGAGCGGGGCTGGCTGGTGCCCGTGGTTCTGGCGATCGCCCTCTCGCTCTACGGGCTGTCTCGGCTGCCCCTCTCGTTTCTGCGATCGCGCCTGCGCTATCCGGGCTATTTTCTGCTGGGCGTGGTGGCGCTGCTGCCGTTCTGTTCGGGGCAGACCGTCCTGTGGCAACTGGGGCCTGTGGTGCTGCGTCAGGAGGGGCTGTCTGCCATGCTGCTGATTGCGGGGCGATTTTTGGCCATCGTCACGACGGGCTTTATTTTGCTCGGCACAACGCCGTTTCTGACGCTGGTGGCTGCGCTGCGATCGCTCGGGCTGCCGCCGGTGCTGGCCGATATGACCCTGCTAACCTATCGCTACTTATTTGACCTAGCCGAAACCCTGGCTACCATGAAACTGGCCATGCGGCTGCGCGGCTTTGGGCAAGTTCCATCGGGCGATCGCCATCGGGGTTTCTCCATCCCCTTTTTGCCACGGCGAACCGATCTGGGTAATTTATCCGCTCTGGCGGGAACCTTACTCATCCGCAGCTATGAACAGTCTGAGCGCGTCTACAAAGCCATGCGGCTGCGCGGCTACGGCTATACGCCCCGATCCGGCGCTGCACCTGTTGCCCAACCCAAAACGCCGTTTTCCACCCTTGATCTGGCTAGCATGATGGGGCTGGCGGGCGCGGTTGCTCTGGCGATCGCCCTTCTGGGGCTGGGATTTGTCCCTGTCTCCTTTGGCGTTCCGCAACTCACCCATCTCCTATCGTTTCGCTAG
- a CDS encoding DUF4382 domain-containing protein, translating into MPQSNAPQGQTQPQAQGQGTLQIRANGEDFVRQGFVSKDGWEVSFDHMYVNLADITAYQTDPPFNPEGADPIRAQQQVTLPGEKTVDLAAGDENADPILVGEVAAPAGRYNALSWRMANAKDGPAKGYALVIVGTGVKDGQTVNFTLNLDREMTFTCGDFVGDARKGILEANGSADLEATFHFDHLFGDGDAPADDELNTGALGFGPIAALAQNGRVSADLKTLDTSLSKENRDLLNSILPSLGHVGEGHCRQS; encoded by the coding sequence GTGCCTCAGAGTAATGCTCCCCAGGGGCAAACGCAGCCCCAGGCGCAAGGTCAGGGGACTTTGCAGATTCGGGCCAACGGCGAAGATTTTGTGCGTCAGGGGTTTGTGTCCAAGGATGGATGGGAGGTGTCTTTCGACCATATGTATGTCAATCTAGCGGATATTACCGCTTATCAGACTGATCCCCCTTTTAATCCTGAAGGTGCAGACCCCATCCGGGCGCAACAGCAGGTGACGCTGCCGGGAGAAAAGACGGTTGACCTGGCGGCAGGCGATGAAAATGCAGACCCGATTCTGGTGGGAGAGGTGGCGGCTCCGGCGGGTCGCTATAATGCGCTGTCGTGGCGAATGGCGAATGCCAAGGACGGCCCCGCCAAGGGCTATGCGCTGGTGATTGTGGGAACGGGCGTGAAAGATGGGCAGACGGTGAACTTTACGCTCAACCTGGATCGCGAAATGACGTTTACCTGTGGGGATTTTGTGGGCGATGCGCGTAAGGGCATCTTGGAGGCAAACGGCAGCGCCGACCTAGAGGCAACGTTCCACTTTGACCATTTGTTTGGGGATGGCGATGCTCCAGCAGACGACGAACTCAACACGGGCGCGCTGGGCTTTGGGCCGATCGCCGCGCTGGCTCAGAATGGGCGGGTGAGTGCCGACTTGAAAACCCTGGACACAAGCTTGTCTAAGGAAAACCGCGACTTGCTAAACAGCATCCTGCCCTCACTGGGGCATGTGGGCGAGGGTCACTGTCGCCAGTCTTAG